In Terriglobales bacterium, the sequence ACTGGCGAATGGTGCCCGACAGCCTTGCCCACGACGACGTTCATGGTCACGCCGATGTTGAAATCGCGCTCATAACCGCGGAGGCGGAACTCCGGGATATTCACGACCACTGGAGCTTTTTGATAAGAGCTCGGCAGCCAGCGCAATCGTTCGAGCATAAGTTGCATCTGCTGCACTCGCCGGCTCAGGGGCACATTTAAATCGGCGACAGTCTGAGCGTCGATCAGGCCGCTCGGATCGCGGCCAAGCCGGCGTTGAAAGTTCTTAACGGCGCTGACCAGGCTGCCCTCATAGACCGCCGAATCGGCAGAAACCTTCGCGCCAGCCGGCAAATCGCCGACCAGGCGGAGCCATCTAGCAAGCCGCTGTGTCCCTCCATACGGCTGGCCAGGCGCGATGGCCTTCTTGACCGCAGGAAGCTGCTCTCCATCATCTTCCTTAGCGAACTCAATGTATTTTTGCAGCGCTTGTATGGTGCGGTGATAAACCGGGTAAGGGGGCTCGACTCGCGCTAGCGCACGAGAAACGTCCGGCGCATCCAACACGTTCTCTTTCAAGAACTCGGCCAAATCATACTTCTTGGATTCATCATCGATGAAGAAGGAAATGCGGTTGGGGTTTATCTTTCCGACATGGAGGTCCGAGATATAACGCATGGCGCTGACGGTAAGCGCCAGGTCAAACTTAGCGGCGTCGGCTTCGCTTGCCTGGTGTGCCAGCGGTTTCAGTCTTGCCAGACGGTCCTGCCATCGTGCACCATCGTAGTCCTCCGGGGAGAGCCCTTTCAGATCTGATCGCTGGAGTAGCACGATCATCTGCCGCGCCTGAGGAGTGGGTTCTTGCCCCCTCGTCCACCACAGTGAGTACCCGTTGAGCTCGTAGAACTTGTTGACGTGCTTGCTGTAGTCGCTGAAATCCGGCCAACGGAGCTCGGCAAATCTGCCTTGCTGCACGGTCTCACGAATCCAGACTTGCGCTCCGCTGCTCAGCCCTCCGGCTTTCTCCGCATTGGTTCCTGGCGCCGATTGGGTGCCAGGGAAAGCCGATCCTAGTCCGAAGAAAAGAAGGAGAGCTATAAGTGACAATAGCAACTGCCTTCTCCACACCGCTTTCCAGAAGACACGCACAACTCCTCCTTGCTCACTGCTGTAATAGCACGGCAGGTGCCAATCTGCGGTAACGCATTCTGCAAGGGCGGCGGCCAGTTTGACCGGAATTCGCAGGTGTGCCGTAGGTGTGCCATCCGCTTCGAGACGATACGAGCCAAAGTGCGTATTTTCAATACCGTGTCAGAAGTGCTTCCGTGCGGGCATTTTCGCGGTAAATCATTGAGAAGAATGGTGAGCGCGGAAGGAATCGAACCTTCAACCTACTGATTAAGAGTCAGTTGCTCTGCCAGTTGAGCTACGCGCCCACTATGTCAGGAGGGCACACCTTTGAGGGACTAGCAGGTTCGCGGGCGAACAA encodes:
- a CDS encoding L,D-transpeptidase family protein, whose translation is MRVFWKAVWRRQLLLSLIALLLFFGLGSAFPGTQSAPGTNAEKAGGLSSGAQVWIRETVQQGRFAELRWPDFSDYSKHVNKFYELNGYSLWWTRGQEPTPQARQMIVLLQRSDLKGLSPEDYDGARWQDRLARLKPLAHQASEADAAKFDLALTVSAMRYISDLHVGKINPNRISFFIDDESKKYDLAEFLKENVLDAPDVSRALARVEPPYPVYHRTIQALQKYIEFAKEDDGEQLPAVKKAIAPGQPYGGTQRLARWLRLVGDLPAGAKVSADSAVYEGSLVSAVKNFQRRLGRDPSGLIDAQTVADLNVPLSRRVQQMQLMLERLRWLPSSYQKAPVVVNIPEFRLRGYERDFNIGVTMNVVVGKAVGHHSPVFSDTMQYIVFRPYWDVPPSITHAELIPHILRDPDYLAKKDFEVVDSHAKVVATGRVSSEVMDGLRAGRLSVRQRPGPKNSLGLVKFVFPNSYNVYFHDTPATEFFARSRRDFSHGCIRLGAPAELAAWVLRDNPGWNMERIRAAMNGSTTQQVRLAHPIPVLIVYGTVIVLEDGLVHFYDDIYGHDTALEKALAKGYPYPW